One region of Eleutherodactylus coqui strain aEleCoq1 chromosome 5, aEleCoq1.hap1, whole genome shotgun sequence genomic DNA includes:
- the MN1 gene encoding transcriptional activator MN1 — translation MFALEQFEPQMSSRGAGQAERSFPPQQPGMNMSSHFKNPAFHSGGSSAAAAAVVDPNLGAMTEPSMMGMNLTLNGGEPYGYHARGHSEIHAGGMQPVHGFFSNQQQQQHHGHPHQHHPHFSGNFGGPPDATASCLHGGRLLGYNSNLGNQQAFGEGYEQMAESQAGEGFGQQRAGNLPEFQHPNSSASNHAVPAPCLPLDQSPNRAASFHGLPSSSSSESHSLEQRRIHNQGGVDPLEYNYPSDGPAGHFEVPVFSPSDSEGHYGAGRQAGSFPGASALPRPPGIVGMTKVHPQQQHGVFFERFGGARKMPVGIEPAVNARHPLLQQQQQTGLLARQNSCPPTITRQQQTEGSTSNPNLPDNGPVMQNQHSQFEYPIQRLENRNMHPYSESMFNMQQGPPQQPPNQRLQHFDAPYMNVTKRPRFDFPNNHGVENCAAWNNNSIHNAGIDSHLSPSTYPGLPADYTPQVPESFPPGPALQHPGPDHQSIQQRQNAAMMIKQMASRNQQQRMRQANLQQLGHHGDVNQSSIVHGGQVGTMPQPNFDREGGRIANFDPQNPHGGQENAWFPGPPPPGDILQRRMGGSSIPADPASHDINLQQNGSNMLFRPGVNRMGLQESLGIPGEGHVQALHSPSMHSQFGNNITNLSQMQSPGGGVGMNSTTTDRRGPPDFTTPGIGQQPGFPFVGSNRQSTPHNPTGVNSSPSSYPPQSDFQASQRSTASKLGALSLGSFNKANAKENMFGQSCLAALSTACQNMIASLGAPNLNVTFNKKSQAEGKRKLSQTENELNNNSGNGTSSEYFPGGSSQASQGPGASSNNSKAAGQNGTSQPTQGETSLSPNYNIEVTPGNDGKPVTGGGRGRGRRKRDSGHVSPGNYFDKYSADSGGAVVSPGQQGQPANTVEPGGTPHDKPLTSPSWAKGGELLLSDQPDLMSSLDSGIQSVTKSDGSSPHVDFSEDVNTTYGNEDEVSSSSDNNISKPSNCPLVTGSPKIQRNEHGLLNGQKPMGLNMLNNTTSLPDSYGLSSTGAGHPGTPGMEQVRTPTSTSTQDEIHPLEILQAQIQLQRQQFSISEDQPLGMKSKKTDCTAQNVDSELNSCCSDNVKNSMSTIDLDSLMAEHNSTWYMPNEKSLMEGEEDDKSITPWDKSKSQQTNKEAHDLPQNKTSAAAQNGSHLQCLSVHCTDDIGESKGRTPVPTWRSLHSDISNRFGTFVAALT, via the coding sequence ATGTTCGCGCTGGAGCAGTTTGAGCCGCAGATGAGCAGCAGAGGCGCCGGCCAGGCAGAGAGGAGcttccccccccagcagcccgggATGAACATGAGCTCGCACTTCAAGAACCCTGCATTCCACTCTGGGGGGTCGtcagccgccgccgccgccgtggTGGACCCTAATCTAGGAGCTATGACCGAGCCTTCCATGATGGGCATGAACCTGACTCTGAACGGAGGAGAGCCCTATGGGTACCATGCCAGGGGGCACTCCGAGATCCACGCAGGTGGCATGCAGCCCGTCCATGGCTTCTTCAgcaaccagcagcagcagcagcaccacggcCACCCTCACCAGCATCATCCTCACTTCAGTGGCAACTTTGGTGGTCCTCCCGATGCCACAGCGTCTTGTTTGCACGGTGGTCGTCTTCTGGGTTACAACAGTAATCTTGGCAACCAACAAGCCTTTGGAGAAGGGTATGAGCAGATGGCAGAGAGCCAGGCAGGAGAAGGCTTTGGACAGCAGAGAGCAGGTAATCTACCTGAATTTCAGCACCCCAACTCCTCTGCCTCCAACCATGCCGTCCCTGCACCCTGCCTGCCCCTAGACCAGTCCCCCAACCGAGCTGCCTCCTTCCATGGGCTTCCTTCGTCCTCCTCTTCCGAGTCTCATAGTTTGGAACAAAGGAGAATCCACAACCAAGGGGGTGTCGATCCACTGGAATACAATTATCCCAGCGACGGTCCGGCAGGACACTTTGAGGTACCAGTGTTTTCTCCTTCTGATTCCGAGGGGCATTATGGTGCTGGGAGGCAGGCTGGTTCTTTTCCTGGTGCTTCTGCTTTGCCAAGACCTCCTGGGATAGTGGGCATGACTAAGGTTCACCCACAGCAACAGCACGGGGTGTTCTTTGAGAGGTTTGGAGGTGCCCGAAAAATGCCAGTGGGCATTGAGCCTGCAGTGAATGCCAGGCACCCCCTCttgcaacagcagcagcagacaggttTACTTGCCAGGCAAAACTCATGCCCGCCAACAATTACCAGGCAGCAGCAAACAGAAGGCAGTACCTCAAACCCAAACCTGCCAGACAATGGACCAGTAATGCAGAACCAGCATTCGCAGTTTGAGTACCCTATTCAGAGACTGGAGAATAGAAATATGCATCCTTATTCTGAGTCAATGTTCAATATGCAGCAGGGACCTCCTCAGCAACCTCCAAATCAAAGATTGCAACACTTTGATGCCCCTTACATGAATGTTACCAAAAGGCCCAGGTTTGACTTTCCAAATAACCATGGTGTTGAGAACTGCGCTGCCTGGAATAACAACAGCATCCACAACGCCGGCATAGACAGTCACCTTTCTCCTTCCACCTATCCAGGACTCCCAGCTGACTATACTCCCCAAGTGCCAGAAAGCTTCCCCCCTGGTCCAGCATTGCAGCACCCCGGCCCGGACCACCAGTCCATTCAACAGAGACAAAACGCAGCAATGATGATTAAACAAATGGCTTCCAGAAACCAACAACAGCGAATGAGACAGGCTAATTTACAGCAATTGGGCCATCACGGGGATGTTAATCAAAGCAGCATTGTACATGGAGGTCAAGTGGGGACTATGCCACAGCCTAACTTTGATCGTGAAGGGGGAAGGATTGCTAATTTTGACCCCCAGAATCCACATGGGGGTCAGGAAAATGCTTGGTTTCCTGGACCTCCCCCACCGGGAGATATTCTACAAAGAAGGATGGGTGGGTCAAGTATCCCTGCAGATCCCGCATCCCATGATATTAATTTACAGCAGAATGGGTCTAACATGCTATTTAGGCCAGGGGTGAATAGGATGGGTCTTCAGGAGTCATTGGGGATACCTGGAGAAGGGCATGTTCAGGCCTTGCATTCTCCAAGCATGCACTCTCAGTTTGGAAACAACATTACTAACTTATCTCAAATGCAGTCACCGGGTGGAGGGGTGGGCATGAATAGTACTACCACTGACCGCAGaggacccccagatttcacaacACCAGGTATAGGGCAGCAGCCAGGATTTCCTTTTGTTGGATCAAATAGACAGTCTACCCCGCATAATCCAACAGGTGTAAACTCATCCCCGAGCTCCTACCCACCTCAGTCAGATTTCCAAGCTAGTCAGCGCTCAACAGCTAGCAAATTAGGGGCGCTCTCCCTGGGGTCATTCAATAAAGCTAATGCAAAAGAAAATATGTTTGGACAAAGCTGCTTAGCTGCCCTTTCCACGGCCTGTCAGAATATGATTGCTAGCCTAGGTGCCCCAAACCTCAATGtaacatttaataaaaaaagcCAAGCCGAGGGGAAAAGAAAGCTCAGCCAAACAGAGAATGAACTAAATAACAACAGTGGGAATGGCACTAGTTCTGAATACTTCCCTGGGGGCTCTTCTCAAGCCAGTCAGGGGCCTGGTGCTTCCAGCAACAACAGCAAAGCTGCAGGGCAAAATGGGACATCTCAACCAACGCAGGGTGAAACAAGCCTTTCCCCAAACTACAATATTGAAGTGACTCCTGGCAATGATGGCAAACCAGTTACTGGTGGTGGACGTGGGAGGGGTAGGAGAAAAAGAGACAGTGGACATGTGAGCCCAGGTAATTATTTTGATAAATACTCTGCAGACAGTGGGGGCGCTGTGGTCAGCCCAGGACAACAGGGCCAGCCTGCAAATACAGTAGAGCCTGGTGGGACTCCTCATGACAAGCCTCTGACTTCTCCATCTTGGGCTAAAGGTGGTGAGCTACTACTAAGTGATCAACCTGACCTCATGTCATCTTTGGACAGTGGAATTCAAAGTGTGACTAAATCAGATGGTAGCTCACCTCATGTTGACTTCTCTGAAGATGTCAACACTACATATGGCAATGAAGATGAAGTTTCTTCTAGTTCAGATAACAACATATCTAAACCAAGTAACTGTCCTTTAGTAACAGGGTCTCCAAAAATTCAGCGGAACGAGCATGGACTTCTTAATGGACAAAAACCAATGGGTCTAAATATGCTAAATAACACTACCTCTCTCCCGGACAGTTATGGGTTGAGCAGTACTGGGGCTGGCCACCCTGGCACTCCAGGGATGGAACAGGTCCGCACTCCAACTAGCACATCAACACAGGATGAGATCCACCCTCTAGAGATACTGCAAGCACAGATACAACTTCAGAGACAGCAGTTCAGCATTTCTGAAGACCAGCCCTTGGGGATGAAGAGTAAAAAAACTGACTGTACTGCTCAAAATGTGGACAGTGAATTGAACAGTTGTTGCTCTGACAATGTCAAAAATTCTATGAGTACTATAGACCTTGACTCTCTCATGGCAGAGCATAATTCTACTTGGTACATGCCTAATGAGAAATCATTGATGGAAGGAGAAGAAGACGACAAATCTATCACACCTTGGGATAAATCAAAGAGCCAACAAACCAACAAAGAAG